A part of Diachasmimorpha longicaudata isolate KC_UGA_2023 chromosome 11, iyDiaLong2, whole genome shotgun sequence genomic DNA contains:
- the LOC135167287 gene encoding synaptic vesicle glycoprotein 2C-like: MTCDEVCDDALAKERSIDTAIELAGTGKFTKKVIIIGALMVLNASFVTTSISLIFPAASCDFNLSTLDQGVITATPLLGMIFGSYFYGCLADLSGRKRALLVTLFSQGLFEALSAVVSNYWGFLFFKFLTGFSLIAQNGVGYPYVGECLPPKLRRQVLCALEIAWIIGMIILPGFAWAIIPLEFTYTTDYFFFHSWNLFVLLYSLLAPALALWLLTFPETPKYLADCGEDAKLAEALGVMHSENTGRPFKEYLEALTKHDLRDLRTRLESPSSRKHELSKSERTGKMCMEIVANTVKLLRPPFLKQTALICALQFCIGSTYFSFALWFAELIRRLENFEATFPGEPSWICSVVPKDVPTNITIETGKCLPEIPTNVYMHTLIISLACLPSNILVPLCIEKLGYKFFIVTYNAGAFFITAGLFFVQSSIQNLILSAFYEAFTSVGLALVLVVITELYPTQIRATASAFGMLLGRIGGVFGNLLIGYLIDKYCGSFIVITMGQLLVCVIIGFILPVKRGEKKTVTEFCESPVYRIDVTHL; the protein is encoded by the exons ATGACTTGCGACGAAGTGTGCGATG acGCACTGGCGAAGGAACGATCCATCGACACTGCGATTGAACTAGCAG GAACtggaaaattcacaaaaaaagtCATAATCATCGGTGCATTGATGGTGCTGAATGCATCATTCGTGACAACGAGTATAAGTCTGATATTCCCTGCAGCTTCTTGTGACTTCAATTTGAGTACTCTGGATCAGGGAGTTATAACTGCAACCCCCCTTTTAG GGATGATTTTTGGTTCCTATTTCTACGGTTGCCTGGCCGATTTGAGTGGACGAAAAAGGGCCCTATTAGTAACTTTATTCTCCCAAGGATTATTTGAAGCTCTGTCTGCTGTAGTTTCAAACTACTGGGGATTCTTGTTCTTCAAATTTCTCACCGGATTCTC ACTAATTGCTCAGAATGGAGTGGGGTATCCGTATGTCGGCGAATGTCTACCACCGAAACTCCGACGACAAGTGCTTTGCGCACTGGAAATCGCGTGGATAATTGGAATGATAATTTTGCCAG gttttgCTTGGGCAATCATTCCACTAGAATTCACTTATACAACTGATTATTTCTTCTTCCACTCGTGGAACCTCTTCGTACTCCTGTATTCACTTCTCGCACCGGCACTGGCACTATGGCTCTTGACGTTTCCTGAAACTCCAAAGTATCTTGCCGATTGTGGAGAAGATGCAAAACTCGCTGAGGCGCTTGGAGTTATGCATTCAGAAAATACGGGCCGACCATTCAAGGAATATCTT GAGGCCTTAACGAAGCACGACCTACGGGATCTTCGCACTCGCCTGGAATCTCCGAGCAGCCGAAAGCATGAGCTTTCAAAATCTGAGAGAACCGGAAAAATGTGCATGGAAATTGTGGCCAATACAGTAAAACTGCTGAGGCCTCCATTCCTCAAGCAAACTGCCCTAATTTGTGCACTTCAATTCTGCATCGGCTCAACGTATTTTTCCTTTGCCCTGTGGTTTGCAGAATTAATCCGACGATTGGAGAACTTTGAGGCCACGTTTCCAGGGGAACCCTCGTGGATCTGCAGTGTTGTTCCTAAAGATGTTCCTACAAATATAACG ATTGAAACAGGGAAATGTTTACCAGAAATTCCCACGAATGTTTACATGCATACGCTAATCATCAGTCTAGCATGTTTACCTTCGAATATTCTAGTCCCACTTTGTATAGAAAAACTTggctataaatttttcatag TGACATATAATGCCGGAGCATTCTTCATAAcagctggattatttttcgtaCAATCATCGATTCAAAATCTAATTCTATCAGCGTTTTATGAAGCTTTCACATCAGTTGGTTTAGCTCTAGTACTAGTAGTCATTACAGAATTATATCCCACGCAAATTAG AGCAACAGCATCAGCATTTGGTATGTTGCTGGGAAGAATAGGTGGAGTCTTTGGGAATCTGCTGATTGGATATCTGATCGACAAATACTGTGGCTCCTTCATCGTCATAACCATGGGTCAACTCTTAG TTTGTGTAATCATCGGTTTTATCCTGCCAGTGAAGAGAGGAGAGAAGAAGACAGTGACTGAATTTTGCGAATCACCAGTGTATAGGATAGATGTCACACACCTCTAg
- the Cpsf5 gene encoding cleavage and polyadenylation specificity factor subunit 5 isoform X1, protein MAMTTTQVKGSGWPRRASNSSFEGKPVVNPSVTINRTVNLYPLTNYIFGTKEPLFEKDPSVPARFQRMRDEFDKIGMRRSVEGVLLVHEHGLPHVLLLQLGTTFFKLPGGELNTSEDEVEGLKRLLTEALGRQDGVKQEWVIEDTIGNWWRPNFEPPQYPYVPPHITKPKEHKRLFLVQLQEKAFFAVPKNYKLVAAPLFELYDCSQGYGPIISSLPQSLCRFNFIYM, encoded by the exons atggcgatgACAACGACTCAGGTAAAAGGTAGTGGCTGGCCCAGGCGAGCAAGTAATAGCTCCTTCGAAGGGAAACCAGTGGTCAATCCATCCGTCACCATCAATAGAACAGTGAACCT ATACCCACTGACGAATTATATATTCGGAACAAAGGAACCGCTCTTTGAAAAAGATCCATCAGTTCCGGCCAGGTTCCAACGAATGAGAGATGAATTCGATAAAATCGGCATGCGGCGCAGTGTAGAAGGTGTACTACTCGTCCACGAGCATGGATTACCTCATGTTCTTTTGCTTCAACTGGGCAcgacatttttcaaatt ACCTGGAGGTGAGTTGAACACGAGCGAAGATGAGGTGGAAGGCTTAAAACGACTTTTAACTGAAGCTTTGGGGCGTCAAGATGGTGTAAAACAAGAATGGGTTATTGAGGACACAATTGGTAATTGGTGGAGACCGAATTTTGAACCACCCCAATATCCCTACGTTCCACCCCACATCACAAAACCAAAGGAGCACAAAAGATTATTCCTAGTTCAGTTGCAGGAGAAAG CATTTTTTGCAGTTCCTAAGAATTACAAGCTAGTGGCGGCGCCACTTTTTGAATTATATGACTGTTCACAAGGATATGGACCAATAATATCGTCGTTGCCTCAGTCCCTATGCCG attCAACTTTATATACATGTGA
- the Cpsf5 gene encoding cleavage and polyadenylation specificity factor subunit 5 isoform X2, with the protein MKIYPLTNYIFGTKEPLFEKDPSVPARFQRMRDEFDKIGMRRSVEGVLLVHEHGLPHVLLLQLGTTFFKLPGGELNTSEDEVEGLKRLLTEALGRQDGVKQEWVIEDTIGNWWRPNFEPPQYPYVPPHITKPKEHKRLFLVQLQEKAFFAVPKNYKLVAAPLFELYDCSQGYGPIISSLPQSLCRFNFIYM; encoded by the exons ATGAAAAT ATACCCACTGACGAATTATATATTCGGAACAAAGGAACCGCTCTTTGAAAAAGATCCATCAGTTCCGGCCAGGTTCCAACGAATGAGAGATGAATTCGATAAAATCGGCATGCGGCGCAGTGTAGAAGGTGTACTACTCGTCCACGAGCATGGATTACCTCATGTTCTTTTGCTTCAACTGGGCAcgacatttttcaaatt ACCTGGAGGTGAGTTGAACACGAGCGAAGATGAGGTGGAAGGCTTAAAACGACTTTTAACTGAAGCTTTGGGGCGTCAAGATGGTGTAAAACAAGAATGGGTTATTGAGGACACAATTGGTAATTGGTGGAGACCGAATTTTGAACCACCCCAATATCCCTACGTTCCACCCCACATCACAAAACCAAAGGAGCACAAAAGATTATTCCTAGTTCAGTTGCAGGAGAAAG CATTTTTTGCAGTTCCTAAGAATTACAAGCTAGTGGCGGCGCCACTTTTTGAATTATATGACTGTTCACAAGGATATGGACCAATAATATCGTCGTTGCCTCAGTCCCTATGCCG attCAACTTTATATACATGTGA
- the LOC135167279 gene encoding uncharacterized protein LOC135167279, producing the protein MSVIIRLQNLAWSANALDIRQFFRGLSIPEGGVHIVGGELGDAFIAFSTDEDARQAMMNDGGKIKEMKIKLLLSSRTEMQKVIEAARQQTLSLQSFMQTPVPAVPQQSSVTLANSQQLQQKPSLAVETKRDKERENESESNKDRKDRRDRSRSRDRSRSRDRDRDRDRRDRGRDRRRRDRSRSRDRRDRGRRRRDPSRSRDRTRSRDRDNKRSSHSDRRKDNQDDDNGEVVIVGSFPKDKQSGSKGSGKKGNTSGGNAMENGIWEVPPQSQMPLILAPGILGAGIAAIPETDRSMNFPAVGPASLIQSNQFQALNGINGSGLQSSAINSLALNSLPPSLGLSSINSLKRDNQWPNDRPPRLSDIRFPMRSAPFDNFSNFGNNNFRGNSRGNSHLLSKMQELDGRRNPHAFQTSSSPYDNFSGNSDRQKSRNGGNGGRFDKSIGHCIEVRNMPLNTTYGDVRHAFQGIYIRKDGLKLINDTQGNRVGIAYIRFLKPEGKELALSVPRFIRGSEVEVCSLDESLFDKAVDSYVPEREKSEENTESSCNDSRNSCILLADLPSFTKDADIAKEFEECKINDLFVTSKKDSSGTAQYMAYVQFSRGEDAKAALASPLKIGQKSITAMSISDDKYAQAKRTHEQETLGEASTPDCIIMRGLPFQVIERDIQDFFSDIGIVPRRIHMMLNNHGAPAGECFCEFESAEEAVRATGKSGLPMGKNFPTIELVARNKMLDMLANVDTQFGDTQQPFPLPLQDRPRFSPMGNHPPRFGNGGFGLPRGPPGIMSLPRHMPMNRPGPCPPGSSLDYVEGFGKPGCVLSLENVPFKADINEIIEFFRDFDVKRENVIRRYNDKGMPTGDARVAFSSSGEAQRALRELRHCKVRDRTIYMKLA; encoded by the exons ATGAGTGTAATAATCAGACTTCAAAACTTGGCATGGTCAGCAAATGCCCTTGACATCCGTCAGTTCTTCCGTGGGCTGAGCATTCCCGAGGGTGGTGTCCACATAGTCGGCGGCGAGTTGGGCGATGCTTTCATAGCTTTCAG CACCGATGAGGATGCCCGTCAGGCAATGATGAACGACGGTGGAAAAATCAAAGAGATGAAGATTAAACTTTTGCTAAGTTCTCGTACCGAGATGCAGAAGGTGATCGAAGCGGCGCGTCAGCAGACATTATCTCTCCAATCATTTATGCAAACACCAGTGCCAGCAGTGCCCCAACAATCCAGTGTTACTCTTGCTAATTCCCAGCAGCTCCAGCAGAAGCCATCGCTGGCGGTTGAAACGAAACGCGACAAAGAACGCGAAAATGAGAGTGAGTCGAACAAAGATCGTAAAGATCGTAGAGATCGATCGAGATCGCGGGACAGATCACGATCTCGTGATCGTGATCGTGACAGAGACAGGCGTGATCGTGGTAGAGACAGACGTAGACGAGACAGAAGTCGATCGCGTGATCGTCGCGATCGTGGCAGACGACGTAGAGATCCATCTCGTTCGCGAGATCGTACACGTTCACGGGATAGAGACAACAAGCGTAGTTCACACAGCGATAGACGCAAAGATAATCAGGACGATGATAATGGGGAGGTGGTTATTGTTGGATCATTTCCCAAGGATAAACAGAGTGGGAGCAAAGGCTCGGGGAAAAAGGGAAATACATCTGGGGGAAATGCTATGGAGAATGGCATTTGGGAGGTCCCTCCCCAGAGTCAAATGCCTTTGATTTTAGCACCGGGTATACTCGGTGCAGGTATTGCTGCAATtccagagacagatagatctATGAATTTTCCAGCAGTTGGACCAGCGTCACTCATTCAATCTAATCAATTTCAAGCACTCAATGGTATTAATGGGAGTGGGCTCCAATCATCTGCGATTAATTCACTGGCTCTTAATTCATTGCCGCCGTCCCTGGGACTATCCAGTATTAATTCGTTGAAACGTGACAATCAGTGGCCGAATGATCGACCACCACGTTTGAGTGACATAAGATTTCCCATGAGATCCGCAccctttgataatttttcaaactttgGGAATAACAATTTCCGAGGCAATTCGAGGGGGAATTCACATTTGTTGAGTAAAATGCAGGAGTTGGATGGCAGGAGAAATCCTCATGCCTTTCAGACAAGTTCATCACCTTacgataatttttctggaaactcTGACAGACAAAAGTCGAGAAATGGTGGTAACGGGGGGAGATTCGATAAATCAATCGGTCACTGTATAGAAGTTCGTAATATGCCATTGAATACCACTTACGGAGATGTTAGACATGCATTTCAGGGTATCTACATTCGCAAAGATGGTTTAAAGCTCATCAATGATACTCAAGGTAATCGAGTAGGAATAGCTTACATCAGATTTCTCAAACCCGAGGGTAAAGAGCTAGCTCTCAGTGTTCCACGATTTATCCGTGGATCGGAAGTCGAGGTGTGTTCACTCGATGAAAGTCTCTTCGATAAGGCCGTCGATTCCTACGTTCCAGAGCGTGAAAAAAGCGAGGAGAATACCGAGAGCAGTTGCAATGATTCAcgaaactcctgtattttACTTGCCGATCTTCCCTCATTTACCAAAGACGCCGACATTGCCAAGGAATTTGAAGAATGTAAAATAAACGATCTATTCGTAACGTCGAAGAAAGACTCGAGTGGTACAGCCCAGTACATGGCATATGTACAATTCTCGAGAGGTGAGGATGCTAAAGCTGCGTTAGCAAGCCCATTGAAAATAGGACAAAAATCTATCACAGCGATGTCGATAAGCGATGATAAATATGCTCAAGCCAAACGCACCCACGAACAGGAAACACTTGGTGAAGCCAGTACACCCGATTGCATTATCATGAGGGGATTACCTTTCCAGGTGATTGAACGCGATATTCAAGACTTTTTTTCAGATATTGGAATTGTACCACGTAGAATTCATATGATGTTGAACAATCATGGCGCACCAGCGGGCGAGTGTTTTTGTGAATTTGAGAGTGCAGAGGAGGCAGTTAGGGCGACTGGTAAGAGTGGATTACCaatgggaaaaaatttccccaCCATTGAGCTCGTTGCGAGAAATAAAATGCTGGATATGTTGGCGAATGTCGACACACAATTTGGGGATACACAGCAGCCGTTTCCCTTGCCCCTTCAGGATCGTCCGAGATTTTCGCCGATGGGAAATCATCCACCCAGGTTTGGAAACGGAGGATTTGGCCTACCCAGGGGACCACCTGGTATCATGTCACTTCCCAGACACATGCCCATGAACAGACCAGGCCCATGTCCACCTGGCTCATCACTGGATTACGTCGAGGGCTTTGGAAAACCTGGTTGCGTTCTCTCCCTCGAGAATGTACCCTTCAAGGCTGATATCAACGAGATCATTGAGTTCTTCAGGGACTTCGATGTCAAGAGGGAAAATGTCATTAGACGATACAATGACAAGGGAATGCCCACTGGCGATGCCAGAGTGGCTTTTTCATCATCTGGTGAGGCACAACGAGCCTTGAGGGAGCTCAGACACTGCAAAGTGAGGGATAGGACAATCTACATGAAACTGGCGTGA
- the LOC135167277 gene encoding peroxidasin homolog — protein sequence MRISRGLLLLAALVPALSSPQGRPDNISKDCPRKCWCYQTAVRCMFQGITRVPRVSGNSTILDLRFNDIIDIPPGTFHGLKNLDTILLNDNKVRHLKANAFVGLSNLTILYLYKNRITSVAVGAFAHLPNLRQLYLHENRLTEIEPRTFSDLPKLERLFLQNNRLHRIPADAFENVGPMTRLRLDSNALVCDCDLLWLVERLRQGPSETSAVCQAPVEMEGRSLTSMSTEDFHCHVPKIMEGPEDIHLAIGETASFTCKVVGDPKPKIKWMRNSDEVNPDGSRYIIKEDGTLVISDISENDVGEYECIAESKMGSTVSRKARAIITATPSIRFTEIPNSQSVTAGEDIVFTCRAEARPFPLIEWWRNGQRIRGDDRMFLEDEGTTLRIISTTISDSARYICQARNIQGFAEVSADLKVVSRDTSPPRLIYEPPEDLETEVAATVELPCRAEGEPKPVIHWKKDGSALEPNPRYRISRGGSLYIQNVTASDSGRYECNAANNNGRATAQSLLKIKQSLVTSSSIVQRAFQDATDSIDRAVNQTLARLFGVGGAPPTGHTDPFRIARFPNKIARANARPAEIFERTLVNIRRFVNRGMKANVSGPFNYSDILTHEQVREIEKLSDCTGHRQKPKCNNLCFHSKYRTADGTCNNLKHTTWGSSYTGFRRILQPIYENGFSQPIGWDKTKLYFGFLKPPARLISTKIISTNKITSDDKLTHMLMQWGQFLDHDLDHALPAVSSESWDGIDCKKSCENAAPCFPMEVPPGDPRITNRRCIDFVRSSAVCGSGMTSILWGHGMTPREQMNQLTSFIDASQVYGYDDNVARDLRDLQNDRGLLREGAAVPGRKAMLPYMSGQFVDCRRNPQESSINCFVTGDFRANEQVGLLAMHTIWLREHNRIVRSLGEFNPHWSGEKLYQEARKIVGAEMQHITYQQWMPMVFGKTLEELIGAYTGYDPDLDPRISNVFATAALRFGHSLIQPRLERLNETFGSIPQGPLSLRDAFFSPWRLVDEGGVDPLLRGMFATAAKLKLPEQNLNSELTEELFRTAHAVALDLAAMNIQRAREHGIPGYLEWRKYCGMSSVDDFEDLAGEISNSRVRRKLKELYGHPGNMDVWVGGILEDQLPNAKVGPLFNCLLLEQFRRSRDADRFWYENPSVFKPEQLQQLKQISLARILCDNGDNITRVQRDVFQLPEGDNSLISCDEIPSIDLRFWSDCCENCEGPSDNGIPRFRREAEKYMEHMNTRNMRDLERQVQDLQRESQKLKDQAKEMALRFQILQAQLSSKIISNF from the exons ATGAGAATCTCCAGAGGATTACTCCTGTTGGCGGCTTTGGTTCCTGCATTGTCTTCGCCTCAGGGAAGACCCGATAACATCTCCAAAGACTGTCCCAGAAAATGCTGGTGTTATCAAACTGCTGTACGATGCATGTTCCAGGGGATCACCAGAGTACCGAGGGTGTCAGGAAATTCTACCATTTT AGACCTGAGATTCAACGATATCATTGATATACCACCTGGTACATTCCATGGACTAAAAAATCTCGATACAATTCTATTGAATGATAACAAAGTCCGGCATTTAAAGGCGAATGCCTTCGTTGGCCTCTCGAACTTGACTATTCTATACTTGTACAAGAATCGAATAACTTCAGTAGCTGTTGGAGCATTTGCACACTTGCCAAACTTGAGACAGCTCTATCTCCATGAGAATCGTCTGACGGAGATCGAACCGCGAACGTTCAGCGATCTACCAAAGTTGGAGAGACTATTTTTGCAGAACAACAGACTCCACAGAATACCGGCGGATGCCTTTGAAAATGTTGGGCCAATGACGCGCCTGAGATTGGACAGCAATGCACTGGTATGTGACTGTGATCTTCTTTGGCTTGTTGAACGACTTCGCCAAGGGCCATCGGAGACGAGTGCAGTTTGTCAAGCTCCAGTGGAGATGGAAGGTCGATCACTCACCTCTATGTCCACTGAGGATTTCCATTGCC ATGTTCCAAAGATAATGGAAGGCCCAGAAGACATCCACTTGGCAATCGGTGAAACAGCTTCCTTCACCTGCAAAGTAGTTGGCGATCCaaaaccaaaaataaaatggatgcGCAATTCCGACGAAGTAAATCCAGATGGCTCACGCTACATCATAAAAGAGGACGGTACTCTGGTTATTTCGGATATTTCTGAGAACGATGTTGGAGagtacgagtgcattgctgaGAGCAAAATGGGTTCAACAGTATCCCGAAAGGCCCGAGCGATCATCACCGCAACTCCCTCAATCCGTTTCACAGAAATTCCCAACTCCCAGTCAGTGACCGCCGGTGAGGACATCGTATTCACATGCAGGGCCGAGGCTCGTCCCTTTCCGCTGATCGAGTGGTGGAGAAATGGTCAGCGAATCCGAGGAGACGATAGGATGTTCCTGGAGGACGAAGGTACAACCTTGCGAATCATCTCCACAACCATCAGTGACTCCGCTCGTTATATCTGCCAAGCAAGGAATATTCAGGGCTTCGCCGAGGTCAGCGCAGACCTGAAAGTCGTCTCCAGAGATACCAGCCCTCCGAGATTGATTTACGAGCCACCAGAGGACTTGGAAACAGAGGTAGCCGCCACCGTTGAGCTTCCCTGTCGCGCAGAAGGTGAACCAAAGCCCGTGATCCATTGGAAAAAAGACGGAAGTGCTTTGGAACCCAACCCCAGGTACAGAATCTCACGTGGAGGGAGTTTGTACATCCAAAACGTTACAGCGAGTGATTCCGGAAGGTACGAATGCAACGCTGCCAATAACAACGGTCGAGCCACTGCCCAAAGTCTGTTAAAAATCAAGCAAAGCCTGGTGACGTCAAGCAGCATCGTTCAGCGAGCTTTTCAGGACGCAACAGACAGTATTGACAGAGCTGTAAATCAAACACTAGCAAGACTATTTGGGGTCGGCGGTGCACCTCCGACCGGCCACACCGATCCCTTCAGAATCGCCAGGTTTCCGAATAAAATCGCCAGGGCCAATGCCAGACCTGCCGAGATTTTCGAACGAACTCTAGTCAATATTCGACGATTTGTTAATCGAGGGATGAAGGCCAACGTTTCAGGGCCATTCAATTATAGCGATATTTTGACGCACGAACAAGTCAGGGAGATTGAAAAGCTGTCGGACTGCACTGGCCACAGGCAGAAACCAAAATGTAATAATTTGTGCTTTCACAGTAAATATAGAACAGCCGACGGCACTTGTAATAATTTGAAACACACAACCTGGGGATCCTCTTACACGGGATTTCGGAGGATTCTTCAACCGATTTATGAGAATGGCTTTTCTCAGCCGATTGGGTGGGACAAAACAAAGCTATACTTTGGATTCCTAAAGCCCCCAGCGAGATTAATatccacaaaaattatttcaactaaTAAAATCACTTCGGACGACAAATTAACTCACATGTTGATGCAGTGGGGTCAGTTTTTGGATCATGACCTTGATCACGCTCTCCCCGCAGTCTCCAGTGAATCCTGGGACGGGATTGACTGCAAAAAGTCATGTGAAAATGCAGCTCCATGTTTTCCAATGGAAGTACCTCCTGGAGACCCCAGAATTACCAACAGACGTTGCATTGACTTTGTGAGATCTAGTGCTGTTTGTGGGTCGGGAATGACAAGTATTCTCTGGGGGCACGGAATGACCCCGAGGGAACAGATGAATCAGTTGACAAGTTTTATCGATGCTTCTCAGGTCTATGGATACGATGATAACGTGGCCAGGGATCTTAGGGACCTCCAGAATGATCGGGGATTGTTGAGAGAAGGGGCTGCAGTTCCAGGACGAAAAGCAATGTTACCCTATATGTCTGGACAGTTTGTGGACTGTCGAAGAAATCCTCAGGAAAGCTCTATCAACTGCTTTGTCACTGGAGACTTTCGTGCTAATGAACAGGTGGGACTGCTGGCAATGCACACAATTTGGCTGAGGGAGCACAATCGTATTGTCAGGAGTTTAGGAGAGTTCAATCCTCATTGGTCTGGAGAAAAGTTGTATCAGGAAGCCAGGAAAATTGTTGGAGCTGAAATGCAACACATCACATATCAGCAATGGATGCCCATGGTTTTTggaaaaactctcgaggagTTGATTGGAGCTTACACTGGTTATGATCCCGATTTGGATCCCCGAATTTCAAACGTCTTTGCAACTGCTGCTTTGCGATTCGGACATTCGCTCATTCAACCGCGTTTGGAGAGATTGAACGAGACATTTGGAAGCATTCCTCAGGGACCTCTCAGTCTACGTGACGCTTTCTTCTCCCCTTGGAGACTTGTTGATGAAGGTGGTGTTGATCCTCTCCTTCGTGGAATGTTCGCTACTGCTGCGAAACTCAAATTACCAGAGCAGAATCTCAACTCTGAGCTCACTGAGGAGCTCTTCAGAACAGCTCATGCAGTTGCTCTGGATTTAGCAGCCATGAACATTCAGAGGGCTAGGGAGCACGGAATCCCAGGGTATCTGGAGTGGAGAAAGTACTGCGGTATGTCGAGTGTTGATGACTTTGAAGATCTCGCTGGGGAAATTAGTAATTCACGAGtgagaagaaaattgaagGAGCTCTATGGACATCCTGGAAATATGGACGTTTGGGTCGGTGGAATTTTGGAGGATCAACTGCCCAACGCCAAAGTTGGTCCATTGTTCAACTGCCTGCTGTTGGAACAGTTTCGCAGGTCTAGAGATGCGGACAGATTTTGGTACGAGAATCCCTCAGTCTTCAAACCAGAACAACTGCAACAGCTTAAACAGATCAGTCTAGCCAGAATCCTTTGCGACAACGGCGATAACATCACTAGAGTCCAACGGGATGTCTTCCAACTCCCTGAGGGGGACAATAGTCTCATCAGTTGCGATGAAATTCCATCGATTGATCTCCGATTCTGGTCCGACTGCTGTGAAAACTGTGAAGGTCCTTCTGACAATGGCATTCCAAGGTTTAGAAGGGAAGCGGAGAAGTATATGGAGCATATGAACACGAGAAACATGAGAGATCTTGAACGACAAGTCCAGGATCTTCAACGGGAATCCCAAAAGCTTAAAGATCAAGCCAAGGAAATGGCACTGCGTTTCCAAATTTTGCAAGCCCAATTAAGCTCcaaaattatttcgaatttttaa